The following DNA comes from Acidimicrobiales bacterium.
GGCTATCTGGAAGTCCGAGCGCCGACGGCCGGACCGGGCCCAGCCCGCCTCGAGCGCTGGCAGGGTGACGTCCCGGAGGTAGCGCTCGGTGGTGAAGCTGTGGAGCAGCATCCCGTCGGCCACCTCCCCGGCCACCTCGGTCATCCGTCCCCCGACGGCGGCGAGGAAGACGTTCGGGGTGCCGTGGGGGTTGGGCCCGGGATCGAAGAACGGGGTCATGAGGGTGTGGGTGTAGAAGTCCCCCCGGAACGACAGGCGGGTCCCGTTGTTCCACGAGTCCCAGATGGCGCGCATGGCCAGCACCATCTCCCGCATGCGGTCGGCGGGGTGGGACCACGGCATCGAGAAGCGCTTCTCTATGTGGGGTTTGATCTGGGAGCCGAGGCCGAGCATGAACCGGCCCCCCGAGTAGCGGTGGAGGTCGTTGGCCATCACCGCCAGGTTCATCGGGTTGCGGGCGAAGGCCACGGCTATCCCCGTGCCGAGCTCGACCCTGCTGCTGTGCTCGGCGGCCAGCAGCAGGGGCAGGAACGGGTCGTGCGCCGTCTCCGCCGCCCACACCCCGTCATAGCCGGCGGCCTCGGCCGCCCGCACCGCA
Coding sequences within:
- a CDS encoding LLM class F420-dependent oxidoreductase; its protein translation is MLVDGGVPSDLDRVPDAVRAAEAAGYDGVWAAETAHDPFLPLLLAAEHSSRVELGTGIAVAFARNPMNLAVMANDLHRYSGGRFMLGLGSQIKPHIEKRFSMPWSHPADRMREMVLAMRAIWDSWNNGTRLSFRGDFYTHTLMTPFFDPGPNPHGTPNVFLAAVGGRMTEVAGEVADGMLLHSFTTERYLRDVTLPALEAGWARSGRRRSDFQIALTSFVVTGADESQMTKTGQAVRQQIAFYGSTPAYRSVLELHGWGDLQSELNSLSKQGRWEDMGRLIDDDILDAFAVVSEDPGQVPTRLAQRFAGLVDRMSFYGLAGVDSSALTPLVAQLKAA